ATACGGTGATGCTGGGCTGGTACGACATCGAGGCGCTGGCCGGGCAGGTGTTGGGCGGGATGGTGATTTTCGTGCTGTTCCTGTTCGGCTCGGGCTTTGCCATCGCGGTGATGCCAGCGGTGGCGGAGGCCGAATCCGCGGGTGACGAGACCCGCGTGCGGCGGGTGACTCGGATGGGGCTTTGGGCGTCGGTGGCGTTCGGGTTCGCCTGTTTCCCGGTGTTCATTTTTGCGCGCCCTGTGCTGTTGATGCTGGGGCAGGCGCCGACGGTGGCGGAACTGGCGGCGCAATACCTTGAAATTGCAGGCTTTGCGATTGTTTTCGCGCTCGCCGGGATGGTGCTCAAGAGCTATCTTTCGGCGATGGAGCGCACCGGGATCGTGCTTTGGGGGACGGTCGCGGCGGCGGTGGCCAACGGGGTGGTGAACTATGCGTTGATCTTTGGCCACTGGGGCGCGCCGGAGATGGGGATTCGCGGCGCGGCGGTGGCCTCGGCATTGGTGCAGGTGGTGCTGCTTCTCGTGCTGTTGGCGGATGTGCTTTGGCGCGGGCCGGGGCCGCAGCTTTTCCGCCGTATCTGGCGGATTGACGCGGCGGCGCTTTGGCTGGTGGTGCGCCTTGGCTTTCCAATCGGGCTGACCACGTTGGCCGAGGTGAGCCTGTTTGCGACGACATCTGTCATGATGGGCTGGCTGGGCGCGGTGCCGTTGGCGGCGCACGGGATTGCGCTGCAAATCTCATCGGCGACGTTCATGGTGCATCTGGGCCTGTCGAGCGCGGCCACGGTGCGTGCGGGCCGCGCGCTGGGGCGGCGCGATCTGGCCGGGTTGAAGCGCGGGGCACTGGTGGTGACGGTTATTTCGGCGCTGTTGGCGTTGGTCTCGGTCGTGTTGTTCGTGAGCGCGCCGGGATTTCTGGTCGGCTTGTTTCTGGCACCGGACGATCCGCAGCGCGCACAGGTGTTGGCGGTTGGTGTGGTGCTGACGGTGGCGGCGGCGCTGTTTCAGACGGTTGACGCAGCGCAGGTGATTGCGCTTGGCCTGTTGCGCGGGGTGCTTGATACCAAGGTGCCGATGATCATTGCGGTGGTGGCATATTGGGGTATCGGCGTGCCGGTGAGCTATGGGCTGGGTTTTGTGGCGGGATTTGGTGCGCTGGGTATCTGGCTGGGGCTGGTGGCGGGGTTGAGCGTGGCGGCGGCGTTGCTGGTCTGGCGATTCTGGGGGGCGACGTTGCGGCGATTGAGCCGGGAATGGCCGACACAGTAACGGCGGCGTCCGATCAACCCGGAAGTATGGGTCAGTCTTTCAGCAGGCGATCGGCTTTCTTGCGGACCAGAACGCTGCGCAGGTCGTGCATTGCCAGCAAGAGCGCGTCTGTCACCTGTTCGAGTTGATCCTCGGTTGCGCGTGATTGCGCCCAGTGGGTCGTGAGGTTGAGGTAATCCACGGCGCGGTGGATATCGTCAATATCGCGGGCGGCGAGGGTTTCGATGCGCTGCGCCATCCATTCGTCAATCGCGGCGCGGTCTTGCGCGGTCAGGTCCCGCCCGCCATGCGGTTTGATATCGCCGTTGCGGGTGTTGACGACGGCGATCTGATCCATGTCGATCCGGCGCTGACGGTTTTCGGTGTCCACGCGGAACACGAAGGCGCCGTTTTCGCGGACGCGGAAATAATAATCCGGCAGGGCACCGCCCATGTCAGTCTCCGTTCTCAAGGCAGCGCAGCAGCGAGCCATCATTGTCGATCAGCGCAAACATACGCGGTGCGCCGGGCAATTCAAAGCACTCCGTCAGGCGCGGGATATGCGGCAGGTCGGCGGGCAGGCCGAGGCTTTGCCAATCACTGTGCAAGCTGTCGAGATCATCCACCCGGATGCAGGCGCTGAAGGCGCTGGTTTCAGCCGCGAGGTCGGGGTGCGGGAAGAACTCCAATTCCAGAGGGCCGCGGATGAGGATCAGCCAGTCCGCGCCGTGATAGCCCACCGTGAAGCCAAGGCGGGCATAAAAGGCGATGGTGGCCGCGAAATCGCGGCTGGGCAGGTTGGCGGTGATCCGGTCGGCGGACATCGGCGGTTAGGTCAGGT
This is a stretch of genomic DNA from Aquicoccus sp. G2-2. It encodes these proteins:
- a CDS encoding MATE family efflux transporter, producing the protein MGKALRMNAEMSYRGHVKAVTVLGLPLVGSFLAQFSITLTDTVMLGWYDIEALAGQVLGGMVIFVLFLFGSGFAIAVMPAVAEAESAGDETRVRRVTRMGLWASVAFGFACFPVFIFARPVLLMLGQAPTVAELAAQYLEIAGFAIVFALAGMVLKSYLSAMERTGIVLWGTVAAAVANGVVNYALIFGHWGAPEMGIRGAAVASALVQVVLLLVLLADVLWRGPGPQLFRRIWRIDAAALWLVVRLGFPIGLTTLAEVSLFATTSVMMGWLGAVPLAAHGIALQISSATFMVHLGLSSAATVRAGRALGRRDLAGLKRGALVVTVISALLALVSVVLFVSAPGFLVGLFLAPDDPQRAQVLAVGVVLTVAAALFQTVDAAQVIALGLLRGVLDTKVPMIIAVVAYWGIGVPVSYGLGFVAGFGALGIWLGLVAGLSVAAALLVWRFWGATLRRLSREWPTQ
- a CDS encoding bleomycin resistance protein, which produces MSADRITANLPSRDFAATIAFYARLGFTVGYHGADWLILIRGPLELEFFPHPDLAAETSAFSACIRVDDLDSLHSDWQSLGLPADLPHIPRLTECFELPGAPRMFALIDNDGSLLRCLENGD